Within Romeriopsis navalis LEGE 11480, the genomic segment TGGACGGCGATCACCATTTGGCCGCACGGATGACCAAAGATGACGGACATTTTGCATCGTACCCAGAATCAGCTGCTGCTCCGTCCATTCAATAAAGTGGGCATGGCTTTTAAATAGCGGTACATGGGTCGGCGTTTTGGGGAACACCGCCCAGCGACTGGAATGCTGACCGGTCACTTGACCGTTAAAAAACGGGGAAGAAGCACTAAGCGCCAAGTATAGCGGTGCCTCGAGCCGCACTAAACGGCAGGCGCGCATGAGGATTTCTGGATCAGCGATGCCAATATTAATGTGAATACTGGCCGTCACGACATCCGTGCCGTAGGTTTGCTCAATATACGTGTGATAGGGATTATTGGGGTCAGAGCGCTGGAAGCGATCGGCACCACTCAATGCCAATGCACTGCCAGGCACGATCGTATAGTCACCCAAAGCTGTGAGATATTGCCTTAGCTTGAACCGTGGCAACAGCAAATCACATAAAATTCGCTCGTAACGATAGCAAGGTGGGGTGGTGTATTCGACATTGCGACTATCCGGTTCACGGACAAAGCCATCGAGGGCAGCGGTAATTTTGTCAGAAAGTCCGACGATCGTGCCATCCGGCTGCCCCGTATAAACTTCGACTTCAAACCCTTTGGATAGCAGCATGACGCCCCTCTATGTAATCCGTTCTGCATCGTTTTTTCCTCTTCTCAGTATGGAGGAAATCGGCAGCGATGACATGGGGACAATCGGCAGCGGTGAGTTTGAGGCAAATCAGGCTTTTAGGCCGCCGCGGTTGAACGCTTTCCGGCTCAGACTATTAGCGGCTTTCCGCCGTCATAATTTGTGTTGATAGCTGATTGGCTTTCTGCTGATCAGCCCGCGCTCCGGGCTGATCACCAATTGCCTGCTTCGCTTGGCTACGCAATTCGTAAGCGTAGGGCTGATCGGCTTTCAGCTTAATCGCCTGACTCGCATCGCGAATTGCCGCTTGATGGCGACCAATCGCTTGATATAATTCGGCCCGATCAATATAGAACAGCGCATTTTGGGGCGCTCGTTGAATCAACTGTCCGTAATCCGCAATCGCCTTTTCTGGTTGGCCCATCAAGATTTGGAGTTGACTGCGCAGTTGGTACAGCGCCACATTATCCGACTCCAAGCGAATCGCCGTATCATAATCATTCAAGGCTTTTTGCAACTCCGGATAGCCCGGATGAGCGGCTGTCACAGAACCATTTACAAATTGATCGGGCGCGGGTAACCCGGGCTTTGACGCCTCAGTCGCTCGCCGTGCAAACCGACTCTGGTAAACGCGCGCGCGCTGTAGATAAGCGGTTGCGCGATCGGGCTGCTGCTGAATCATCCGATTCGCACGTTGCAGTGAGTCTAAATCCCCCGTGATCGGTCGGGATGCCGCCATTGCTTCGTTCGCTTTGGGGAATGCCGCA encodes:
- the gshA gene encoding glutamate--cysteine ligase codes for the protein MLLSKGFEVEVYTGQPDGTIVGLSDKITAALDGFVREPDSRNVEYTTPPCYRYERILCDLLLPRFKLRQYLTALGDYTIVPGSALALSGADRFQRSDPNNPYHTYIEQTYGTDVVTASIHINIGIADPEILMRACRLVRLEAPLYLALSASSPFFNGQVTGQHSSRWAVFPKTPTHVPLFKSHAHFIEWTEQQLILGTMQNVRHLWSSVRPNGDRRPYNLNRLELRICDLVSNPVDLLAITTLLESRLTQLIHDPTIDPLVQSQFSPEELVEIADRNEIAVAQHSLDAVLQHWQDGRSLTAREWINDIYISVKDTAKQNGIGCFLTPISRILREGNEAMLWLSLINQGLSVDQVLQQAIIKMREQEVALQNDLCVTTKAQFT